One region of Peribacillus simplex genomic DNA includes:
- a CDS encoding HipA family kinase: MTKYPVRYVQTLRGGTAHVILFSDGKEYVVKWFDTKKEREKEVVNEYLIGKLAELLSLPVIPFDLVYIPEEFIKKTPELQSTKHNYSSGYQYGCVFIKNSTVFENVRENPPTKTDVKNRNMLAGITVFDQWVNNSDRGTMNVILENLSDGGYYVHMIDHGRVFPGRYQWSAQTLRETPVYNYHWPFYKWAFSLLDDHTELTSYIEKIVNLPNKSIYQVIESIPKEWNVSTKDRDALYKFLLDQKIKLPDIVNRIIQHHSNPK; the protein is encoded by the coding sequence ATGACAAAATATCCAGTTCGATATGTACAAACATTAAGGGGCGGAACCGCACATGTCATTCTTTTCAGCGATGGTAAAGAATATGTCGTGAAGTGGTTCGATACTAAGAAAGAAAGAGAAAAAGAAGTGGTCAATGAATACCTGATCGGCAAATTGGCAGAGCTCCTTTCACTTCCCGTTATCCCATTTGATCTTGTATATATACCGGAGGAATTTATCAAGAAAACTCCTGAATTACAATCCACTAAACACAACTATAGTTCTGGATACCAATATGGCTGTGTTTTTATTAAAAACAGTACAGTTTTCGAAAATGTTAGAGAGAATCCTCCCACTAAGACGGATGTTAAAAACCGAAATATGCTGGCCGGTATAACGGTATTCGACCAATGGGTAAATAACTCTGATCGAGGTACGATGAATGTCATTTTGGAAAATCTCAGTGATGGTGGCTATTATGTCCATATGATTGATCATGGCAGAGTTTTTCCGGGACGTTACCAATGGTCAGCTCAAACGCTGAGAGAAACACCGGTATATAACTACCATTGGCCTTTTTATAAATGGGCCTTCTCTCTTCTCGATGATCACACAGAGCTTACATCATATATAGAAAAAATAGTGAATTTGCCGAACAAATCGATTTATCAAGTGATTGAATCAATCCCAAAAGAGTGGAATGTGAGTACGAAGGATAGAGATGCTCTCTACAAGTTTCTTTTAGACCAGAAAATTAAGTTGCCAGATATCGTTAATCGTATCATCCAGCATCATAGCAATCCAAAATAA
- a CDS encoding M56 family metallopeptidase, whose protein sequence is MWKKKSYFVISLSLLIACVVWSQMGAFLVHIFFGVNIKANFFKFCFSLFKEGSVYYFVVITLLNIVISYSILSTLFKIAEQYLLSRRFKQKLFSYKNVEKTRTINETFKQVNKDILVVNADQPLAFTLGFRRPFIVLSTGLIQLLELDELEAVVEHEAFHQKRYDPLVIFILQLISHTLWFVPLTKWCYKNYKIISELLADEYAINKMGTDLGISAALLKLIKHFSSDKSTPVIVHFSNESVNYRLQQLVDPHKTIPLRADSTTIFVSIYVLVILLGMTIVIVG, encoded by the coding sequence ATGTGGAAGAAAAAGTCTTATTTTGTGATAAGCCTGAGTCTTTTAATTGCTTGTGTAGTATGGAGCCAAATGGGAGCGTTTTTGGTACATATCTTTTTTGGAGTAAATATTAAAGCCAACTTTTTTAAATTTTGCTTTAGTCTATTCAAGGAAGGTTCAGTTTACTATTTTGTAGTCATCACACTGCTCAATATAGTAATATCCTATAGTATATTGAGCACCCTTTTCAAAATTGCAGAGCAATATCTTCTATCCAGAAGGTTTAAACAAAAGCTTTTTAGCTACAAAAACGTTGAAAAGACAAGGACAATAAATGAAACATTCAAACAGGTCAACAAAGATATCTTAGTTGTTAATGCTGATCAACCACTTGCGTTTACGCTTGGTTTCAGGCGACCTTTCATTGTTTTAAGCACTGGTTTAATTCAATTATTGGAGCTTGACGAGCTGGAAGCGGTAGTGGAGCATGAAGCATTTCACCAAAAAAGATATGATCCACTGGTAATCTTTATTTTACAGTTGATCTCGCATACGTTATGGTTTGTTCCACTGACAAAATGGTGTTATAAAAATTACAAAATAATAAGTGAATTATTAGCCGATGAATATGCGATTAATAAAATGGGCACTGATTTAGGCATAAGCGCTGCTTTGTTGAAGTTAATTAAACATTTTAGCTCTGATAAATCAACTCCTGTCATAGTCCACTTCTCAAATGAATCGGTAAACTATAGACTTCAGCAATTAGTTGATCCTCATAAAACAATTCCTTTGAGGGCTGATAGTACCACGATTTTTGTTTCTATATATGTTTTGGTGATATTATTGGGAATGACTATAGTGATTGTCGGGTGA
- a CDS encoding n-acetylglutamate synthase has product MINYDGRIFRAKVNSENGEVSGNTSFHYSQEGSILSASYQGGEIVKGTLIGLVHMDGSLEFRYNHINEKGEIRGGSCLSTPEMLPDGRIRLHEKWKWSDLEHSEGHSIIEEVKK; this is encoded by the coding sequence ATGATTAATTATGATGGACGGATATTCAGAGCAAAAGTCAACTCTGAAAATGGGGAAGTATCAGGAAATACTTCCTTTCACTATTCACAAGAAGGTTCAATTCTTTCAGCAAGTTATCAGGGTGGAGAGATTGTTAAAGGTACGTTAATAGGGCTTGTCCATATGGATGGATCTCTTGAATTCAGGTATAATCATATCAATGAAAAAGGTGAAATAAGAGGAGGAAGCTGTCTTTCCACCCCTGAAATGCTGCCTGATGGAAGGATACGTTTGCATGAAAAATGGAAATGGTCAGATCTCGAGCATAGTGAAGGACACTCCATCATTGAAGAAGTGAAAAAATAA
- a CDS encoding PQQ-dependent sugar dehydrogenase — protein sequence MIKEKVSLRPIVSKINLPTVLKTTILPGDSIEGLFIATQVGEIFYIGNGVIRIFLDIRSRILKLGSSEQGVSGRGYDERGLIGLAFHPEFYYNGLFYLHYSVAGTQGPGALTEHFMPNPCDPRTLNLKWINRETQYDHIDTVEEWILQSNGQPQKRRTLLNIRRPFFNHNGVNSLNFSPETGKLILTTGDGGAGYDPFNLSQDDMEIAGKIIEIDVVKDTFIDDPPVVTRFNELPSPIQETLTVIAKGVRNITGISFQKFYNQYIKYVGNVGQDMVESIFSFVHYKPIPVTQLIQASLMRIKPDQEGFINFGWRGWEGAFPTSFIKGCSENPALNEKTIAYYNDTVKTSVRRLQPLISYFHKDPRPDKFGGTALTGVQPYMGNRIPNLTGSVVFTDLARKEESRPPVRGVLAYTRVSTDCKLNDFSVIETDYNFSTQSAYYVSLGTNLDQTSLYLGVYGSMKATELNKGTVFEIVP from the coding sequence TTGATAAAAGAAAAGGTTAGCTTACGACCCATTGTAAGTAAGATAAATTTACCCACCGTTTTGAAAACAACTATACTTCCGGGTGACTCAATTGAAGGATTATTTATTGCAACTCAGGTAGGAGAAATCTTTTACATAGGAAACGGAGTTATTAGGATTTTTTTAGATATTCGCTCGCGAATCTTAAAATTAGGTAGTTCTGAACAAGGTGTTTCAGGTAGGGGATATGATGAACGGGGATTAATAGGGCTAGCATTTCATCCAGAATTTTATTATAACGGTTTGTTTTATCTTCATTATTCAGTAGCTGGAACACAAGGTCCAGGGGCCCTTACTGAACATTTTATGCCTAACCCGTGTGATCCCAGAACTTTAAACCTAAAGTGGATAAATAGAGAAACTCAATATGATCATATTGATACAGTTGAAGAATGGATTTTACAATCGAATGGTCAACCTCAAAAACGACGGACATTACTTAACATAAGAAGACCATTTTTTAATCATAATGGTGTCAATAGCTTAAACTTTTCACCTGAAACCGGAAAACTTATTTTAACAACTGGAGATGGTGGAGCAGGCTATGATCCATTTAATTTAAGTCAAGATGATATGGAGATAGCTGGTAAAATAATTGAAATTGATGTAGTTAAGGATACATTTATCGATGATCCACCCGTAGTCACACGTTTTAATGAACTTCCCTCACCTATTCAGGAAACGCTTACGGTAATTGCAAAAGGGGTTCGCAATATAACAGGCATTTCATTTCAAAAGTTTTATAATCAGTATATCAAATATGTGGGGAATGTCGGACAGGATATGGTAGAGTCAATTTTTTCATTCGTTCATTATAAACCAATACCGGTTACTCAGCTTATTCAAGCTTCTTTAATGAGAATTAAACCTGACCAAGAAGGATTTATTAACTTTGGTTGGCGAGGGTGGGAAGGTGCTTTTCCTACTTCGTTTATAAAGGGCTGTTCTGAAAACCCGGCTTTGAATGAGAAAACGATTGCTTATTACAATGACACAGTAAAAACTTCTGTGAGGCGTCTACAGCCTTTAATTAGTTATTTTCATAAAGATCCTCGCCCCGATAAGTTTGGAGGAACTGCACTTACAGGAGTGCAGCCGTATATGGGGAATAGAATCCCAAATTTAACGGGAAGCGTTGTGTTTACCGATCTTGCCCGGAAGGAAGAATCTCGACCTCCGGTTAGAGGGGTTTTAGCTTATACCAGGGTAAGTACAGATTGTAAACTAAACGATTTTAGTGTTATTGAAACTGATTATAACTTTTCGACGCAATCAGCTTATTATGTTAGTTTGGGAACGAATCTGGATCAAACCAGTCTATATTTAGGGGTTTATGGCTCTATGAAAGCGACTGAATTAAACAAGGGTACTGTTTTTGAAATTGTTCCATGA
- a CDS encoding NAD(P)H-binding protein → MTKKTALILGATGVVGTQLVRELSSSKIYKEIHFMTRRETEFTEPKCTGHIVDFENLSRYADLFNVSDVFICLGTTIKKAKSREAFRKVDYDYVIEAAKMAKTSNVEKLLVITAMGADSKSKFFYSRVKGDVEGTLQHLDLNSVHIFRPSLLLGERKEFRAGEKISSMLSPFAKFLFMGPLRPYRAIEANKVAAAMYAAAQTTTRGFHLYNSDEIERLSTRS, encoded by the coding sequence ATGACTAAAAAGACGGCATTGATTTTAGGGGCTACAGGTGTGGTCGGTACCCAGTTGGTTAGAGAGTTAAGCAGCAGCAAAATCTATAAGGAAATCCATTTTATGACAAGAAGGGAAACGGAATTCACAGAGCCCAAGTGCACAGGGCATATTGTGGATTTTGAAAATTTATCCAGGTATGCCGATTTGTTCAACGTCTCCGATGTTTTCATTTGTTTAGGTACAACGATCAAGAAGGCTAAATCCAGGGAAGCTTTTCGTAAAGTTGATTATGATTATGTAATCGAAGCAGCTAAAATGGCGAAAACATCCAATGTTGAAAAATTACTCGTCATAACAGCCATGGGAGCCGATTCCAAATCAAAGTTTTTTTACAGCCGTGTTAAGGGCGATGTGGAAGGAACACTACAACACCTAGATTTGAATTCTGTACATATTTTTCGTCCTTCCTTACTTCTTGGAGAACGAAAGGAATTTAGGGCAGGTGAAAAGATTTCTAGTATGCTAAGCCCATTTGCTAAATTTCTCTTTATGGGCCCTTTACGCCCATATCGTGCAATAGAAGCAAACAAAGTAGCTGCTGCAATGTATGCTGCTGCCCAAACGACGACAAGGGGATTTCATCTTTATAATTCTGATGAAATAGAGAGACTTTCAACAAGGAGTTAA
- a CDS encoding histidine phosphatase family protein: protein MTTICLVRHGQTDWNALGKLQGQTDIPLNELGKIQARQCGEFLSEEDWDVIISSPLKRARETAEIISNYIEVPVIEKIAFIEKNFGVAEGMTAAEREAAFTDKLYPGQENQDSLRNRLMNGLQEIQKEYPDKKVILVAHGAVIHFILRLMSNESIVSKEMRLFNACLSTIRFDADSWIIDDFNQVNHLS from the coding sequence ATTACTACTATTTGTTTAGTGCGGCATGGTCAAACAGATTGGAATGCACTAGGGAAACTGCAGGGGCAGACTGATATCCCTTTAAATGAACTAGGAAAGATACAGGCACGGCAATGTGGTGAATTTTTGTCTGAAGAGGATTGGGATGTAATCATATCAAGCCCACTAAAAAGGGCAAGGGAAACGGCTGAAATCATTTCAAATTATATCGAAGTTCCGGTAATTGAAAAAATAGCATTCATTGAAAAGAATTTTGGCGTCGCTGAAGGAATGACAGCAGCTGAAAGGGAAGCAGCATTCACGGATAAGTTATATCCCGGTCAGGAAAATCAGGATTCTTTACGAAACAGGCTGATGAACGGGCTCCAGGAAATTCAAAAGGAGTATCCTGACAAGAAAGTGATACTTGTTGCACATGGCGCCGTCATTCATTTCATTTTACGATTGATGTCAAACGAGTCAATCGTTTCCAAAGAAATGCGGTTGTTCAATGCATGTTTGAGTACGATTAGATTTGATGCCGATTCTTGGATTATTGATGATTTCAATCAAGTGAATCATTTATCTTAG
- a CDS encoding DUF2179 domain-containing protein, translating into MKEILLILLLQLIYVPIYTLRTIFLVKNITILASILGIAEMLVYVFGLSLVFGGDQSILAMVVYAVGFGIGIIFGTKIEQKLAIGFINVTVNTQTKNEQLVDTLRNNGFGVTLYTGEGRDSNRYRMEILTKRNREQELIATVEKFEPKAFIISYEPRYFKGGFLLDRLKNKAS; encoded by the coding sequence TTGAAAGAAATACTTCTGATTCTGCTATTGCAACTTATTTATGTTCCGATATACACGCTGCGAACCATTTTCTTAGTAAAAAATATTACCATACTTGCCTCGATACTGGGTATTGCAGAAATGTTAGTATACGTTTTTGGTTTATCCCTTGTATTTGGCGGTGACCAAAGCATACTCGCCATGGTTGTCTATGCAGTCGGTTTTGGAATCGGAATAATTTTTGGTACGAAAATTGAGCAAAAACTTGCCATCGGTTTTATAAATGTAACCGTTAATACCCAAACCAAAAATGAACAGTTAGTTGATACCCTCAGGAACAACGGATTTGGTGTCACTCTTTATACGGGCGAGGGCAGGGATAGCAACCGCTATCGGATGGAAATCTTGACAAAACGAAACCGGGAACAAGAATTAATAGCAACCGTTGAAAAGTTTGAACCTAAGGCTTTCATCATTTCATATGAACCACGCTATTTTAAAGGTGGATTTTTACTGGACCGGTTGAAAAATAAAGCAAGCTGA
- a CDS encoding glycosyltransferase, with protein MKTIAFYIREPIKINQGFMYNQIIMLDQYRPIVIGPYPNSVNVQFQFEHYYNLNEIQDLGAFFKEQNVVAIHAHQGKHSIDILPTAIEYDIPLIVHFRGRDSSTQTYQRFRKNVLRYQNLVKHGAGCFAVCHFLADELKKLGFKEDKVHVLYGGLNLDLYPYVQRSLPKEGEIRILSVARLVEKKGFLTLLKAFQRIHQEYPRTTLHIIGTGEDEEKIRVFIDENQLNEHVFLRGPMDSNQISKELRDSHLFCLASETGEDGDVEGIPNALKEAMASGLPVISTFHGGIPELIEHKKTGYLVPEKDDLKLAQGIKYFLSHPRVWKRYTRSARQVIDENFDLNKQIIEQQRLYSLIEKNNEVN; from the coding sequence GTGAAGACAATCGCTTTTTACATTAGAGAGCCTATTAAAATAAATCAAGGATTTATGTACAATCAAATCATTATGTTGGATCAATATCGGCCTATTGTAATAGGACCTTATCCAAATAGCGTCAATGTTCAATTTCAGTTTGAACATTATTATAATTTGAACGAAATTCAAGACCTTGGAGCCTTCTTTAAGGAGCAAAATGTCGTCGCGATTCACGCTCATCAAGGGAAACATTCCATTGATATTTTACCAACAGCTATAGAGTATGATATTCCTTTGATTGTACATTTTCGAGGACGTGATTCTTCCACTCAAACATATCAGAGATTTCGCAAAAATGTCCTCCGATATCAAAATTTAGTAAAACATGGAGCTGGTTGTTTTGCAGTTTGCCATTTTCTTGCAGATGAATTAAAAAAATTAGGATTTAAAGAAGATAAGGTACATGTATTATATGGCGGTCTAAATTTAGATTTATACCCATATGTCCAACGTTCCCTACCTAAGGAAGGAGAAATCCGAATCTTGTCTGTAGCCAGACTTGTCGAGAAAAAAGGATTCCTTACGCTTTTGAAGGCCTTTCAACGGATTCATCAGGAATACCCAAGAACGACACTGCACATCATTGGGACAGGTGAAGATGAAGAGAAGATAAGAGTTTTCATTGATGAAAACCAATTAAACGAACACGTTTTTCTTAGGGGGCCAATGGATTCTAACCAAATTTCTAAGGAATTAAGAGATTCCCATCTCTTTTGCCTTGCCAGTGAAACGGGCGAAGATGGCGATGTAGAAGGGATCCCAAATGCATTAAAAGAAGCCATGGCAAGCGGTTTACCAGTCATCTCCACCTTTCATGGAGGGATTCCGGAATTGATTGAGCATAAAAAAACAGGATACCTTGTTCCTGAGAAAGATGATTTAAAATTGGCTCAAGGTATAAAATATTTCCTGAGTCATCCAAGAGTATGGAAGAGATATACCAGAAGTGCAAGACAGGTTATTGATGAAAATTTTGATTTGAATAAACAAATCATCGAACAACAAAGGCTATACAGCTTAATAGAAAAAAATAACGAAGTTAATTGA
- a CDS encoding BlaI/MecI/CopY family transcriptional regulator, which produces MNIKNFKYDEVGLNRFFGPLEANIMEYLWDKNEQSIKAVQQSLELDKPINFNTVMTVMNRLVEKGILEKRSEGRLSLFRPVQSKAEFLEEQSKKLTENLLDEFGGAVISHMLDAMKDADQGLIEKLEQKIQSLKKDKL; this is translated from the coding sequence ATGAATATTAAAAATTTTAAATATGATGAAGTTGGACTGAATCGTTTCTTTGGTCCCTTGGAAGCTAATATCATGGAATATTTATGGGATAAAAATGAACAGAGTATTAAAGCTGTCCAGCAATCCTTGGAGCTTGACAAGCCTATCAACTTTAATACTGTAATGACAGTCATGAACCGTTTAGTTGAAAAGGGCATTCTTGAAAAGAGGTCCGAAGGAAGGCTTTCATTATTTCGCCCCGTGCAGTCTAAAGCCGAGTTTTTAGAAGAGCAGTCAAAGAAACTGACTGAGAATTTGCTGGATGAGTTTGGCGGGGCTGTCATTAGCCATATGCTTGATGCCATGAAAGACGCTGACCAAGGTTTAATTGAAAAATTGGAACAAAAAATTCAATCGTTAAAAAAGGATAAATTATAA
- a CDS encoding NUDIX hydrolase, producing MGYIEVLRALVGTRALLLTGVTVLVIDQNSRFLMVQSDKMWKFPGDFIELGESAEEACRREILEETGINIGNLQLIGVFSGKNYFTKLPNGDEYFPVNIAYVTEEILSGDLKPDDIEIQKVQFFKWSAFPKDLTERDRQIFQSFIENLILEGRKGLK from the coding sequence ATGGGATACATTGAAGTTTTACGTGCTCTCGTTGGGACTAGAGCTTTGTTACTTACGGGGGTCACCGTTTTGGTTATCGATCAGAACAGTCGTTTTCTTATGGTACAATCCGATAAAATGTGGAAATTCCCAGGCGACTTTATTGAATTAGGAGAATCTGCGGAAGAGGCATGCAGACGTGAAATTTTGGAAGAAACAGGGATTAACATTGGCAACCTTCAATTAATTGGCGTTTTTTCAGGGAAGAACTATTTTACGAAGCTTCCTAATGGTGATGAATACTTTCCAGTCAATATTGCTTACGTGACCGAAGAAATACTCAGCGGAGATTTAAAACCTGATGATATAGAAATACAAAAGGTACAATTTTTTAAATGGTCCGCTTTTCCGAAAGATTTAACTGAACGAGATCGACAAATATTTCAAAGTTTTATCGAAAATTTGATTTTAGAGGGAAGGAAGGGATTGAAATAG
- a CDS encoding VOC family protein, which produces MTMRLSPYLMMNGNAKEAIQFYEKALDAKVLFSQTFGEMPENPEFPLPEEAKELVSHAMLKVGETDLMFSDMFPGQTSQTGDQVTICISTNDIEESKRIFESLSQDGQVKMPLQEAFFSPAYGIVLDKFGITFQIYTEAHQ; this is translated from the coding sequence ATGACCATGAGATTGTCTCCCTATTTAATGATGAACGGAAATGCGAAGGAAGCGATCCAATTTTACGAAAAAGCATTGGATGCGAAAGTCCTTTTTAGTCAAACCTTTGGAGAAATGCCAGAAAACCCGGAATTCCCTTTACCAGAAGAAGCAAAGGAACTTGTGTCACACGCAATGTTAAAGGTTGGAGAAACGGACCTCATGTTTTCAGATATGTTTCCGGGTCAAACCAGTCAAACTGGAGATCAAGTTACGATTTGTATTTCAACTAACGATATCGAAGAATCAAAGCGAATTTTTGAGTCCTTGTCGCAAGACGGACAAGTGAAAATGCCGCTCCAGGAAGCATTTTTTAGCCCTGCTTATGGGATAGTATTGGACAAATTCGGTATTACCTTTCAAATTTACACAGAGGCTCATCAATGA
- a CDS encoding IS3 family transposase (programmed frameshift) produces the protein MRKYSFSKEEKLEILNFYENSQFTLNEVAELYKVDSRTIKDWQNNYLFFGEDSLNRSENHNTYPKGLKLAAVQDYISGSYSLRETVRKYRLSGTSFLRNWIKKYTSHSELKDSGKGMSQTMTKGRKTTVQERIEIAQACIANDKSYQVTAEQYAVSYQQIYQWVKKFEKYGELGLQDRRGRTKLEEELSTEDKFRLEIQRMERENERLRAENLFFKKVRGNRKEASLSKSCIHNRYIAIQELAAKEALPIILLCEIADVARAAYYKWLNRQPSAREIENEQLLESIQYLYTQVDGIYGYRRITLTINRQREKVDLPKVNKKRIYRLMKMCRLKSVIRRKRKKYPKSNPDYVAENILSRKFKADQPNQKWCTDVTEFKYGNGKKAYLSAIIDLYDNSIVSYVLGHSNNNKLVFQTMTPAIQKLKEDEHPLIHSDRGYQYTSKLFKRMIDDAEMVHSMSRVGRCIDNGPIEAFWGTLKCEKYYLNKYDTYEALKIAIVGYISFYNSERYQEKLDGLSPLEFRDQAA, from the exons ATGAGAAAATATAGCTTTTCAAAAGAAGAAAAATTAGAGATTCTAAATTTCTATGAAAATAGCCAATTCACTCTTAATGAGGTGGCCGAGTTGTATAAAGTTGATTCTAGAACGATCAAAGATTGGCAAAATAATTACTTGTTTTTTGGAGAGGATAGTCTTAATAGAAGTGAGAATCATAATACATATCCGAAAGGATTAAAGCTAGCAGCTGTTCAAGACTATATTTCAGGAAGTTATTCATTAAGAGAAACCGTTAGAAAATATAGACTTTCCGGTACATCCTTTTTGCGAAATTGGATTAAAAAGTATACTAGTCATAGTGAATTAAAAGATTCGGGTAAAGGAATGAGCCAAACTATGACTAAAGGTAGAAAAACAACAGTACAAGAGCGCATTGAAATAGCACAAGCTTGTATTGCCAACGATAAAAGTTATCAAGTAACAGCTGAACAATATGCGGTTTCTTACCAACAAATATATCAATGGGTAAAAAAATTCGAAAAATACGGGGAATTAGGCTTACAAGATCGCCGTGGACGTACAAAGTTAGAAGAAGAGTTAAGCACTGAAGACAAGTTTCGTTTAGAAATTCAACGCATGGAACGTGAAAATGAACGATTACGTGCAGAAAATCTCTTCT TTAAAAAAGTTAGAGGAAATCGAAAGGAGGCGTCGTTAAGTAAAAGTTGTATACATAACCGTTATATTGCCATTCAAGAATTAGCAGCGAAGGAAGCACTGCCAATCATTTTATTATGTGAAATTGCCGATGTTGCACGTGCTGCTTATTATAAGTGGTTGAACCGTCAGCCATCAGCACGGGAAATCGAGAATGAACAGCTTCTAGAATCAATTCAGTACCTTTATACACAAGTAGATGGGATTTATGGATATCGTCGCATCACACTTACAATCAATCGTCAGCGTGAAAAAGTAGATTTACCGAAGGTAAATAAAAAACGTATTTATCGTTTGATGAAAATGTGTCGATTAAAATCGGTGATTCGTCGAAAACGAAAAAAATATCCTAAATCGAATCCAGATTATGTAGCAGAAAACATACTCAGTCGCAAGTTCAAAGCAGACCAACCAAATCAAAAATGGTGTACAGATGTCACGGAGTTTAAATATGGGAATGGCAAAAAGGCTTATTTAAGCGCCATTATTGATTTATACGATAATTCGATTGTGAGTTATGTATTAGGGCATTCGAATAACAATAAACTTGTATTTCAAACGATGACACCAGCCATACAAAAATTAAAAGAGGATGAGCATCCACTTATTCATAGCGATCGTGGTTATCAATATACTTCAAAACTTTTCAAACGGATGATAGATGATGCCGAGATGGTACATAGTATGTCTAGAGTGGGACGTTGTATTGATAACGGACCAATCGAGGCTTTTTGGGGTACGCTCAAATGCGAAAAATACTATTTAAATAAATATGATACATATGAAGCGCTAAAAATAGCAATTGTAGGATACATTTCGTTTTATAATTCAGAGCGCTATCAAGAAAAATTAGACGGCTTGAGCCCCTTGGAATTCAGGGATCAAGCCGCGTAA
- a CDS encoding DoxX family protein, which produces MNKQEVGTFLLRVMLGITFLLHGLSKFQGGLDNTSGWFQSIGIPGFLAYVVGTIELVGGLALILGLGTRIISALLIFIMAGAIVYVKFPAGFMGNGEGTGFELDLVLMIIALHLVLNGSRFLSIDSKLPNPKKTKNSEKIAS; this is translated from the coding sequence ATGAATAAACAAGAAGTCGGTACCTTTTTATTAAGAGTAATGTTGGGAATTACATTTTTGTTACATGGTTTGTCAAAGTTCCAAGGTGGATTGGATAACACTTCAGGATGGTTTCAAAGTATAGGCATTCCAGGGTTTTTGGCCTATGTTGTTGGTACAATTGAATTGGTTGGAGGATTAGCTTTAATTTTAGGTCTTGGAACAAGAATAATTTCTGCTCTCCTTATATTCATTATGGCTGGTGCAATTGTTTATGTGAAATTTCCAGCAGGTTTTATGGGGAATGGAGAAGGTACAGGTTTCGAACTGGACCTGGTTCTTATGATTATTGCACTTCACCTAGTATTAAATGGAAGCCGATTCCTATCTATAGACTCTAAGCTACCAAACCCTAAAAAAACGAAAAATTCAGAAAAAATAGCGAGTTAA
- a CDS encoding exodeoxyribonuclease III: MKLVSWNVNGIRACVKKGFLDYFKNVDADIFCLQETKLQEGQISLELEGYHQYWNYALKKGYSGTAIFTKEKPLSVKYGVGEMDEEPEGRIITLEFEKFYMVNVYTPNAKRDLSRLDYRLEWEDGMIDYLKKLDLVKPVIFCGDLNVAHQEIDLKNPKPNIGNSGFTNEERGKMTELLDAGFIDTFRHFYPNQESAYTWWSYMSKVRERNIGWRIDYFIVSKRMADSLMEANIHCDVMGSDHCPVVLETNL; the protein is encoded by the coding sequence ATGAAATTGGTTTCCTGGAATGTGAATGGTATTAGGGCTTGTGTTAAAAAAGGATTTTTAGATTACTTTAAAAATGTGGATGCAGATATTTTTTGTCTTCAAGAAACTAAGCTACAAGAAGGGCAGATTTCACTTGAGTTGGAAGGGTACCATCAATATTGGAATTATGCACTGAAAAAAGGATATTCCGGAACAGCCATTTTCACGAAGGAAAAACCGCTTTCCGTGAAATATGGTGTAGGGGAGATGGACGAGGAGCCGGAAGGCAGGATCATAACACTGGAATTCGAGAAATTCTATATGGTGAATGTTTATACACCCAATGCCAAAAGGGATTTATCTAGGCTGGATTACCGTCTCGAATGGGAAGATGGGATGATTGATTATCTTAAAAAACTTGATTTGGTGAAACCGGTAATCTTTTGTGGTGACCTGAATGTCGCACATCAGGAAATCGACTTGAAAAACCCAAAACCTAATATTGGGAATTCGGGTTTCACTAATGAAGAACGTGGGAAGATGACTGAATTACTTGATGCAGGGTTTATCGATACATTTCGCCATTTTTATCCGAACCAGGAAAGTGCCTATACTTGGTGGTCATATATGAGTAAAGTAAGAGAGCGGAATATTGGGTGGAGAATCGATTATTTCATTGTTTCAAAACGGATGGCGGATTCTTTAATGGAGGCTAACATTCACTGCGATGTCATGGGTAGTGATCATTGCCCGGTCGTCTTGGAAACGAACCTCTAA